The Numenius arquata chromosome 11, bNumArq3.hap1.1, whole genome shotgun sequence genomic interval TGGAGTCTTTGTGAAGCCAAGGCTGATCCGACCGTTCAGAGAAACGTTTTGACCGCTCAAGTGAAAATCAGAACTCCTGCCACGGTGTGTAACTGTGTCATAGCAGACTCCAAGacggaatttaaaaaaaaatacgtgTTCTTCACCTAGGAATAAGGGCAGCAACAAAGCTAAAGACAAACCaagagaagctgcaaaagaaatGGGAACCATGAACTTCCCTGCCAGAAAATGATGCACTAGAAGGGAAGAGTGCGCAGCAGAGAGAGACAGGACTGGCAACAGGCGTGGTGTTACAGGACATTTTATAGCCCCACCATGTATAAATCTCAGCAACGTGACAGTGACTGCACCTGCAAGTGTCATCTTTTTTAAATGTTGCCAGTGCGTGCATCTCTAATTAGTAAGATTTAGTAGCTGGTGAGGATGTTATAAATTCCAGTGCCAGCATTTCTTACTTTATTGCACATGGTACTTCTCTCGGGTCCTAGGGGCCCCGGTCCTACTAATTTAAATGTCAACTTTCCTACTTTGGTCAATGAAGTTAAGTCCCCAAAAACAGGGGATGCACTTGCACTCTTCTAGGTAAGCatttaaattggattttttttttttccacagtaaacCATCTAAGGCACACAGAATATATtagaattatctttaaaaaaaaccaacccaaaaccaaaaaaaccaaaaccaaaaccaacccccaagGTCTTTGTTCCagtattttattacattaaaagTTGATTGTCCATTGGAAATTTTTCACAAAGTGCAACCGCATCTTGTGTAATATAATTGACAAAGTGTTTTATCTGAGAAGGACAGCTGGGTTAAAAATATAATGATGAATTGGAAAACTTCATTATGGCACTAGAACAGAGAAACCACTAAGCTgaggggagaaaggcagcagaCATTTAGCTGTCATGAAAGCAAGTGATATTCCACGTATCTCTGTGTAGTactgaaaaaataaggaaataataaGAGCCATAATCACCACCCTAGTTGTTGAAATCAGTTTTAAAGGTTGTATCTGAATTGGCTGCGTGTAGAGCCAAAAATGTGTTACTGAAAGTCTGACGAGACTCAAACGCAGAATCTAACATCTGCTGGCATACTTACACCTTAAGTAACTTTTTGAAGAtacttattttttcatatatatatatatagagaagTGATATTGTGTTCAGGCCGCCTAAATTATTATAAAACAACATCTGCTTACGTAGCCCTGCACCAGTACAAGTGCTGGGGTCTCAAAGACTTATTAGTTGTAAAAGGGAACACAAGTTGTTTTGGAGTAGTCACGAACTGCGACACTAGAGAAAGACCAGCTAGTGAAGAAGTCCCTGCCAGACTGACACATCCTACTCACTGCCATATTTTATTTGTTGAGTGTAAAGCGTGAAAAGGGGAGAATAATTATGGAAGACAAAAGATACTTGAAGGCAGTGTTTTGAATTTTGTATCAAAAAGCAACCCTCAAGTCATTACTCCTATTAAAAAcctaaaaacaaaaaccccaaactcaaacactttaaaatgcaaataagccACGTGGCACAAAACATGCCCGCATTTGGCACAGGCAACTTAATGACTCAAAGCAACCAAACAACCCCAGTCAATGGGCAGGCTGAAATTCAACAAAGCTGCCCGCTCCCTGCTCCCCCTGGGAAAAGACCCAGCCGACTGTAAATGTTGATTTATGAACGTCTAAAGCAACTACCTATTCTCAAAAGCTGGGCTACAGCTATAGTGTAATTCTTCTTGGCTAATTTGCTTTTGTATCATTGTGTATACTGTGTTGCATTGCCTCATTATTTAGCTCAGGAAGAACCCAATTTGATCAAAAAATAAATCGTGTTTGTTTCATAACATTAGGAAAACTACAGAAACTGCAGATTATTATCAGAAACATGCAGAAATGAACTGTTATCTCCATACCATAGATTTAAGTTGTAGAAAGAAAAACCTCGTTAATATTTCATAGTTATAGCTTCATCTGGCCTCTGTTCATCTCTTGAGACGAGAagcaatattctttaaaaaaaagggaggtGCAAACCCAAAACACTTGACAAAATGATAAATTAGTTACCAACGAGAAATGGACTGCACGTCTCTCCTCAATGCAATGGGATATCCAAACACCTACACAGACTCCTTTCAACTCCGCTACACATTTGGATTAATAGTAGAATGCAAAAGTAATACAGTTAAACCTGAAGAAATACATGATTTTCATCTTTCCATTCAGACAAACAGGCAAAGGCCTGTTTGATGAAGTGTGGCAGGAAAGGTTTCTTTAATCCTGAATTCatacaaatataattaaataaaaataatcacctGGAACCTTCATCAACATCATTTAGTCCTTACGTACAGAAACTACAGACGAGTCAGTCTAACTAATGTGTAATTGTTTACAAGATTTTACTACTCAGTGAAACAGCGAGCACAGTGACATCTTTTATTTCAGAACAAGCACTCAGTAAGTCCGTTTCCCACTTTGGCTACTGAAGTATTCAACAAGATCAACCATTATGGTTCAATGAGGACCTTTTATCCAAAACACTTGGATTTTAGCACCTTAAATAAAGAGTCAGAGTAACATCTTTGTAGTATCGAATGAAGACAGTTAATACTGTGCTCATCCTCTAGAAAATGATGTGGACCACACGTAGTAGGTGCATTTAGTCCTTAACAGAGAGTAAGGCAGAAGGGAAACAATTCTAAGCAATGCATTTGACTGAATACAAtctaaataataacaaaaccttCCCAATTATACAAAGTCTTTCAAGGAGAAATCAAATTTACTCCCATATATCAAACTTCATAGTATTTAAATCAAATGTTCATTGACAATCAACCATGTCAGTCAGGAACCTGTACCCGAGATATAATCTGGTTATTAAACATCGTTAAGTGATGTGTCTGACTCAAAGTTTAACTCTGTACTGCAACCAGTACTTTTTTCAAAGATTTAAACAATCTCTTAAACcagtaaaacaaattaatttcagagttaaagCTATTTCTCCTAGCTCACTGTCTAGATAAAGGGGCATACATAACATTTGCTTCCACAGGCAGTATTCTTTGGCAGCAGTAGCAACCTGAATGGCATGAACCTGACTTTTCCTTCCCGCCTCGCTGCTCGTGTGGGTACTGCAATTCCACGAACACCCCTCCAGCCCTTCTGATGGGTGCAGAGTCTCCCTTCTGCACTGATTTGGAGCACGTTAGTCAAATACCTGCTTAGCTTCTACACTTTGTGGATTTCTGGAGACATACCGAataggttttgtttattttaaagtaacaggCAGTCTAACCAGATGTGTCCTAAACCCTGTCATTTCAGGCATCTTTGGCCActgtaacactattttaggcagTTTTGCGAACTGAGTCTAGCAAACTGGCTTCCAAGAGAATCTTTTAGCACTGTACTCTGCTGCCTAACAGCAGCTGTCAATCAATGACCAACTTGCATACCCGAAATGGACATGGCTACTACAGATGAACATTGGCGGATTCTGAGAccgtatttcttctttttcatttaaattaagtTTGTGATGTTAGACACACAGATTTGTATGTTaattttaaacaacaacaaaagcataaaaaattaCAAACTAAAGTAGTCAATCACTGGTATTAAACATTACCTTTCCTGTAACTAAACAAATGGACAATATTAATAAGTAAACTGGTGAATTTCAACATCGAAgtcttttaacctcagtaatctctgcttccttcccccctgcccctcccaaTAAAGCCAGGAATTGCGTGGAAATTTAGTTTCCCTTCAAGGAACAGCAGAGCAGCATTCAGTCTGGTTAACGCGTCCGTCATAGATCCTCTCTCTGTTTGGTTGCTCGGTTGTCCTCTTTGACGCTATTAGATTTCTTGtctccatcttttttcttctttgctttttcaggttttgttttgtttttcactttctcACTTTCTTCTGCTCCTTTGCCGGGATAAACCTGACCTTCCAGAGTAACATCCGCACACCTCTCTTGGTTTATCAGAAAGTCTTTGATCTCCCAGGCGTAACCGCCGTCACGTAGCATAAAGATGGCACGATTTGAGCCCACAATAAACCTAGAGGAAAGATACAAGTTAGCTCCGCACCTTCAAGCCCTACAACATTTTGCCCAATTCAGAGCACCTCCACAATTGAGGGATACATTTAAGAGCAAGAAGTTGGTCTTCTTGTTGTtgcctggggatggggacgagaGAACAATTTCCTAGCCCAAGTAATAATAAATGTATTAAGTTTACAAACAAACAAGGAGGAGtaagaacacaaagaaaacttaAGGACTAATTCGGCACTATGTGAAAGCCACTAATGAGCATTAAATTTGCTTTATACACTTGCTGCAATCCTTCCCAGCTTCAATCCAAGAGCACAACATTCCTCTGTTTCAAAATAATCCTCTCACTCtgacagaaaaatcacattttttagaCAAAGGAACAAAAAGCCTTTTGTGGTGAGAAGTCTTCCAAGTGTGATGTTTTCCATCAAGCACAGAAAGGCAAACTACTACAGCTAGAACTGGTAAACAGACGAAACATCACGAGATAAAAAGAAACTAGGCTGCATGTACATCGTGGGCTGTGTTAAAGAGAGTTTTGCACCACACCAGAATTGTTGTAGCATGACTTAAAATAAATTGGTATAGACAGATACAGAAACAAAGGAATAGTGATGGACGATGGAGGTGGGGAAGGGCACAGGATGAACAATTGAAAagattttcaggaagaaagaaacaagggTTCTATAAAAGCAAGAACTTTATCCTTGCCTACAAGAACTTACCTTTGCACGTCATAGTTCGCATTAAAGAGACTGCCCTGCCACAAGCTAGTTATTTCTTCCGTCTCCTTTTCTGTGGGATTTCCTGACACTGTGACAAACATCATCAGAGTCTTCCCCTTTTTCGTCAGCTTCAGGATACTTTCAGGCTTGCCTGGATCAATTTTTGAGAAATCTATTGGTGCCGGAGGCCTCTTGTGTTCGGGAAGATCCCCCTCTTCGATGTCATcatctttctgttttgaaaaggaaaaggaggcttTAAACTCAACTGTTCCACAAAGCTGTTCTTGTTTGAAAATTCCCATTGTTTAGAGAATAACTCTGCTTTGATAAAGGGAAAGTATTTTTTAGTTTAATGATGAGATTCTCAAATCAAAAGAAATAGTGAGTTTTGTTTCAGGATGCTTCACCAACAATGCTCTTTCCATTTATAACCCTCCCCTCAAAATGATGCACATTTTCGTACTGACAGGCAGAATCTCATTTTACCACGTACTGAGATATACTTCAGCCTCAAGGCTGAATTCAATACAACTCCACCCAACTACTGcacaaaataatgcttttttccaCAGTTTCACAGAAATTCATTAAGTATACAAGATGAACTGAGAAAGTTGCATTAAAAAGCCTCATACACATAAATAAGTCAGTCATTCATCTGCATATTGCCTTCAGAGGTCAAAACTCACTACtaggaatcataaaatcatttgagaatttattttttcttactttgtgtctttaaacaaataaaaacacaagaaTTCAGAATGTGAATGTTCATGACACATGAAAACTCAATAAAGGTTTCATGACTTTTCTAATGCACAGATGCAGCTCACAGTCTGACAACATAATCACCATGAGTAAatcacttataaaaaaaaaaaaaaagaaaaaactcttgATGCCTCTGCTAAGGTTGACAGGCATTTAAATATTTGGAAAGGCAGAATTCAAACTGCTGCCCCTTAAAACAGCTCGTGACAGAGAGGAACGAATATAGTGACAACTGACATTGAGAAAGAATTTGATTTATTAAACAGTATTTGTATCAtagaattaaaaagtaaaaaataaatttagaaaaaaaggacagaaaacccCAGAAATCTTATACTGGCATCCAACCAAGCATTAGTAAATCAGCAGGAATTAAGGCAGATATTTTAGGTGTTGTTTTGTCTTCAAGCATTTAGTGACAATATGCATCACTCCATTAGGAGCAGGAACTGTAGCAGTATCTAAAGACATTCCCTTCAGAAGCCTGAAAGGTCAGGAGCTGAGCTTGATTTTTACATCTAAGTATGAATTACCTTCTCATCATCTCCGTACATGTATCTATACAAACACAATATCATCCTCTTACAACATCCCACAACTGAGAGCAACCCATACCCGTTAAAGGTTAAGGTTTCATACAAGTGACTTATGTTCGTTTCCCACCTTAATTACATAGTTTGCTGTCTTTCTGACAAGAGTTTAAAATTTAGTTACCACAGAATAAAAGTTGTAGAAGCCTTAGATTTTATCCTTTCTTTCCTTACTAATTACATATCTGTTTCAATTTTGCAAGCCTGAAGCATGCTCTCAAGTAGCTCACACACCTTTGAAAATTCCACATTAAGTGAACTGGGAGCAAAGGAGAGCCCCAGGAAAGTCCCTCTGCCATCACCAAGTGGGAACAAAACTTACCTTAGAGGAAGCTGGAAAATGCTCACATTGGTAAAGTACAGTGAAAGTACAAAATCTTACATGATTGAATGAAAAACATTCTTCAGAAGTAAAAGCAAATCAATCCTAATTTTAGACCAGTTTGGCTAGTGCAAAACCAGCCTATTTcacagttttgaaaatgaaaggcagaaaCAAATGTTTCCAAATACTCCTTAGACAATACAGAAATTGATTTTGGATTTAGTGACAACACAGCCTAAAATATATTACCAATTTTTCCCTTAACTATTCAACTAAATGTTCATAAAGCTGTATTGTTACagttttaatagaaatattataAGAAACAGTCAAAAGCTCCCCCTACACGACACTTCTTTTCTTGATTCTGTACAAACTATCATGCAGGTTTGTATTTATAAAGCTATCTACAAAGTAAAAGACTGGAAGAAAAGTGCAAGCTTTGCTTTGAAACGTCCAGCATTCACTCATTTAAACAGTAacaggcagctgcagagggaaagCATTACA includes:
- the MESD gene encoding LRP chaperone MESD, whose amino-acid sequence is MAAAAGWALLGLALWLCAAAAAGEPEGKRRAGPAKKKDIRDYNDADMARLLEQWEKDDDIEEGDLPEHKRPPAPIDFSKIDPGKPESILKLTKKGKTLMMFVTVSGNPTEKETEEITSLWQGSLFNANYDVQRFIVGSNRAIFMLRDGGYAWEIKDFLINQERCADVTLEGQVYPGKGAEESEKVKNKTKPEKAKKKKDGDKKSNSVKEDNRATKQREDL